In Petroclostridium xylanilyticum, the genomic window GTTCTGCAACTTTGTGTATAAGACGCGCTTTATCTAAATAATGAATTTGCTCTGTTTTTGCCTTTGAAGGAATTTTATCTAACCTACCACTTTTTATATCTTTTAATTCTATTTTTTCATGTGGTGGATATAATTTTCCGCTACTTGATATTGGTATGCAAACTACTGTATTGCCATATAAATTTCCTTTATTGTTTTGCACAATTAAAACAAGATGCTTATTATTTATTTCTTTTCCAATATTTTCCCCTAATTGGGCTAAATAAATATCTCCTCTTCTAGGTCTAATGGGATGAAATTTTTTCTTATCTTTATTCCTAATTTCCTCCTGCTCAGATGCTAATAAATTAATATCTAATTTTTCATTTAACCAGTTACAATATCTTATACTATCACTGTGCTTTCTTTTGTTAATCCCTTGTTTTAATTTCATTATACAAGATTCTAGTATTTTGATTTCTTCTAATGATAAATCATTTAAACTTGGCGAAAGGTAATACTTTAAAACATTTATTAATTCATTAAAATCATTATCACAAGCCCTTTTTTTTATTTCAGAAAAGATACTATCTAATATAGAATTCTTCTCTTTTGTTAGTTCATTAATGCCATCTTTTTCTTCAAATGTTTCAAAATTAAATTCCAATTCTTATGTTCCCCCCTTTCTTACTAAAACCGATACCCTTGTCTTTGTTTTTAATAATAGAACAACGCTATTACTCTCTAACGTATAAAGCTCTGTGAGGTATTCTCTCCAGAGCCTATATTCTTCCACATTTTATACTATATCATTTTTCTTTACATGACATGGGGAC contains:
- a CDS encoding type II toxin-antitoxin system PemK/MazF family toxin; amino-acid sequence: MEFNFETFEEKDGINELTKEKNSILDSIFSEIKKRACDNDFNELINVLKYYLSPSLNDLSLEEIKILESCIMKLKQGINKRKHSDSIRYCNWLNEKLDINLLASEQEEIRNKDKKKFHPIRPRRGDIYLAQLGENIGKEINNKHLVLIVQNNKGNLYGNTVVCIPISSSGKLYPPHEKIELKDIKSGRLDKIPSKAKTEQIHYLDKARLIHKVAELEPEAVKRICDRLKKNLDMA